One window from the genome of Nicotiana sylvestris chromosome 9, ASM39365v2, whole genome shotgun sequence encodes:
- the LOC138877854 gene encoding uncharacterized protein has product MPSLSTDLVVHKLPTDPAFPPVKQKLQKFKTDISVKIKEEITKQLTTKVIRVTRYPTWLANVVPVPKKDEVMCVDKVDHDEKPGWKLFFDGAANMKGVGIGVVLISETGQHYPVTAQLRFYCTNNMAEYKACILSLRLAIDMGVQEILVLRDSDLLVHQIQGEWETRYLKLIPYRQCLHDLCQRFGSIEFRHIPRIHNEIVDALATLASM; this is encoded by the exons atgccgagCCTGAGCACTGAtctggtagttcataaattgccaactgatccagcattccctcctgtcaagcaaaagttacaaaagttcaagactgatattagtgtgaagatcaaagaagaaatcacaaagcaacTTACtacaaaggtcattcgagtcactcgatatcccacttggttagccaatgttgtgccagtaccaaagaaggatg aggtcatGTGTGTTGACAAGGTTGACCATGatgaaaagccaggttggaaactcttctttgatggagctgctaacatgaaaggggtCGGAATAGGGGTTGTACTtatctctgaaacagggcagcactaccctgtaACAGCCcagcttcgattttattgcaccaacaacatggctgagtacaaagCATGCATTCTAAGTTTGAGGTTAGCTATAGACATGGGAGTCCAGGAAATACTTGTTCTGAGAGATTCAGATTTGCTGgttcaccagattcaaggagaatgggagactcgatatttgaagctcataccgtaccgacagtgcctgcatgatctttgtcaacgattcgGGTCGATTGAATTTAGACATATTCCcaggattcataatgagattgttgatgccttggctactctAGCGTCAATGTGA
- the LOC138877855 gene encoding uncharacterized protein yields MHQNSTLYRPKANGVVEAANKNIKKILRKMVQGYRQWHEKLPFALLGYRTTIRTLVGVTPYSLLYGTEAVILAEVEIPSLRIIAEAEIDDDEWVEAKGKFAPNWQRPFVVTRVLPNGALYLTDIEGKCADMAINSDAVKRYYV; encoded by the exons ATGCATCAGAACTCCACTCTgtatcgccccaaggcaaatggagttgttgaggctgctaacaagaacataaagaagatacttcgtaagATGGTGCAAGGTtataggcaatggcatgaaaagttgccttttgccttactgggttatcgcactactatccgcACTTTAGTAGGTGTAACTCCTTATTCGCTGCTATATGGAACTGAGGCAGTTATActtgcagaagttgagattccatcccttcggatcatcgcggaagccgaaattgatgatgatgagtgg gtggaagccaaaggcaagtttgccccaaactggcagagGCCATTCGTTGTGacaagagtgttgcccaatggtgctttgtatttaacagacatagaaggtAAATGTgcagatatggctatcaattctgatgcagttaagaggtactatgtatga